One segment of Streptomyces sp. XD-27 DNA contains the following:
- a CDS encoding isochorismatase family protein, which produces MSLPEIRPYPLPAAAELPAGRVGWRPDPARAALLVHDMQRYFLAPYAGAPVPEMTANIARLTEAARERGIPVFYTAQPGRQAAADRGLLTEFWGDGIGAVIDSDPEAVDIVAALAPAEADTVLVKWRYSAFQRSTFAEQLAALGRDQLLITGVYAHIGCQATAVEAFMRDVQPFLVADAVADFSRERHDQACEYVAQRCGVVTTTADALTALSEPIPAGATR; this is translated from the coding sequence GTGTCCCTGCCCGAGATCCGGCCCTATCCGCTGCCCGCGGCCGCCGAGCTGCCCGCGGGGCGGGTGGGATGGCGGCCTGATCCGGCCCGCGCGGCCCTGCTGGTCCACGACATGCAGCGCTACTTCCTGGCGCCGTACGCCGGTGCGCCGGTGCCCGAGATGACCGCGAACATCGCGCGGTTGACCGAGGCCGCCCGTGAGCGGGGGATTCCGGTCTTCTACACGGCGCAGCCCGGCAGGCAGGCCGCCGCGGACCGTGGGCTGCTCACCGAGTTCTGGGGCGACGGCATCGGCGCGGTGATCGACTCCGACCCGGAGGCCGTGGACATCGTCGCCGCGCTCGCCCCGGCCGAGGCCGACACCGTACTGGTCAAGTGGCGCTACAGCGCGTTCCAGCGCAGCACGTTCGCCGAGCAGCTGGCCGCGCTGGGCCGTGACCAGCTGCTGATCACCGGCGTCTACGCGCACATCGGCTGCCAGGCCACCGCTGTGGAGGCGTTCATGCGCGACGTCCAGCCGTTCCTGGTAGCCGACGCGGTCGCCGACTTCTCCCGCGAACGCCACGACCAGGCGTGCGAGTACGTCGCCCAGCGCTGTGGCGTCGTGACCACCACCGCCGACGCGCTGACCGCGCTGTCGGAGCCGATCCCCGCAGGAGCCACCCGATGA
- a CDS encoding (2,3-dihydroxybenzoyl)adenylate synthase — translation MTADHVPWPSEVAARYRAAGHWRGQTFGALLTSLATAYAERTAVVGGDSRWTFAELDERAHRIAAGLVESGLAPGDRVVLQLPNIPEFLPVVFGMWRAGVLPVFALPAHRHSELRHFAAHSEAAAIVTVGEHERHDHAATARAVASEVDSVRRVLVVGSEEFDGLAATAPRELPDPDPEGVAFLQLSGGSTGLPKLIPRTHDDYLYSVRESARICALRPDSVYLATLPVSHNYPLSSPGVLGALYAGAATVMAPRPDADTAFRLIEAERVTITGVVPPLAAAWVQAAARTDRDLSSLEVLLVGGAKCGRELAERIGPALGCRLQQVFGMAEGLVCYTRLDDPEEIVLGTQGRPISPDDEIRVVDPDTDADVAPGETGALLTRGPYTIRGYYRAEEHNTTAFTPDGFYRTGDLVRRTPSGQLEVVGRAKEQINRGGEKVAAEEVENHLMAHPDVLDAAVVAVPDPYLGERTCAYVVPAAGASPTGPELRRFVRERGVAAFKVPDLVQVVEQFPVTGVGKTSKRELRAALAALATKE, via the coding sequence GTGACCGCGGACCACGTGCCCTGGCCGTCGGAGGTCGCCGCGCGCTACCGGGCCGCGGGCCACTGGCGCGGACAGACCTTCGGAGCGCTGCTGACGTCGCTGGCCACCGCGTACGCCGAACGGACCGCCGTCGTGGGTGGGGACAGCCGGTGGACGTTCGCCGAGCTGGACGAGCGGGCACACCGGATCGCGGCGGGCTTAGTGGAGTCCGGGCTCGCGCCCGGCGACCGGGTCGTGCTGCAACTGCCCAACATCCCGGAGTTCCTGCCGGTGGTGTTCGGGATGTGGCGTGCGGGCGTGCTGCCGGTGTTCGCACTGCCCGCGCACCGGCACAGCGAGTTGCGGCACTTCGCCGCGCACAGCGAGGCCGCCGCCATCGTCACCGTCGGCGAGCACGAGCGACACGACCACGCGGCGACCGCCCGTGCCGTCGCGTCCGAAGTGGACTCCGTACGGCGGGTTCTGGTGGTCGGGTCGGAGGAGTTCGACGGGCTGGCCGCGACGGCGCCGCGCGAGCTGCCCGACCCCGACCCGGAGGGTGTGGCGTTCCTTCAGCTCTCCGGTGGGAGCACCGGGTTGCCGAAGCTGATCCCGCGCACCCACGACGACTACCTCTACAGCGTCCGCGAGAGCGCCCGGATCTGCGCACTGCGCCCGGACAGCGTCTACCTGGCCACGCTGCCCGTGTCGCACAACTATCCGCTCAGCTCGCCGGGGGTGCTGGGCGCACTGTACGCGGGCGCGGCCACGGTCATGGCACCGCGGCCGGACGCGGACACCGCGTTCCGGCTGATCGAAGCCGAGCGGGTCACGATCACCGGGGTGGTGCCGCCGCTGGCCGCCGCGTGGGTGCAGGCCGCGGCCCGCACCGACCGTGACCTGTCCTCTCTGGAGGTGCTGCTGGTCGGCGGCGCCAAGTGCGGGCGCGAGTTGGCCGAGCGGATCGGCCCCGCGCTGGGCTGCCGGCTGCAGCAGGTGTTCGGGATGGCGGAGGGCCTGGTCTGCTACACCCGCCTGGACGACCCCGAGGAGATCGTGCTCGGCACGCAGGGCCGCCCCATCTCGCCCGACGACGAGATCCGCGTCGTCGACCCGGACACCGACGCCGACGTGGCGCCGGGGGAGACGGGTGCGCTGCTGACCCGCGGCCCCTATACGATCCGCGGCTACTACCGGGCCGAGGAGCACAACACCACCGCGTTCACCCCGGACGGCTTCTACCGGACCGGCGACCTGGTGCGCCGCACGCCCTCCGGGCAGCTGGAAGTCGTCGGCCGGGCCAAGGAGCAGATCAACCGGGGCGGGGAGAAGGTCGCGGCCGAGGAGGTCGAGAACCACCTGATGGCCCACCCGGACGTGCTCGACGCCGCCGTCGTCGCGGTGCCGGACCCGTACCTGGGCGAGCGGACCTGCGCCTACGTCGTGCCCGCCGCGGGCGCGTCGCCCACCGGGCCGGAGCTGCGCAGGTTCGTGCGCGAGCGCGGGGTGGCCGCGTTCAAGGTGCCGGACCTGGTCCAGGTCGTCGAGCAGTTCCCGGTGACCGGCGTCGGCAAGACCAGCAAGCGCGAGCTGAGGGCGGCCCTGGCCGCGCTCGCGACGAAGGAGTGA
- a CDS encoding isochorismate synthase, with the protein MSIPALVRPRPVYRAADLLAAYLPGSFYFSSAGGTLLADGVHARVRPEGGEHALAAAEALRAAAAAGVSEPVVAGAVGFRPEAEAGLVVPAVVRRAGAPVGVRAPDAESGTAWTVAPRPEPAAYVDGVRRALELIDRGDLRKVVLARCLELTADAPVWVPALLARLVRADPAAYAFAVDVTAPGDSAPRTLVGASPELLVSRRGATVVANPLAGSAPRSGDEALDRERVARLRDSAKDLGEHAHTTAQVAEVLGRFCVDLEVPARPEVIGTPTMWHLSTRITGRLADPTDPACSALGLAEALHPTPAVCGVPEAGARAAIADLEPEDRGYYAGMVGWTGLDGDGEWAVTIRSAEVCDRTVRLFAGAGIVAGSDPTAELAETGAKFRTLLRALGLEDVA; encoded by the coding sequence GTGTCCATACCCGCGCTGGTGCGCCCCAGACCCGTGTACCGAGCGGCCGACCTGCTGGCCGCCTACCTGCCCGGCTCGTTCTACTTCTCCTCTGCAGGGGGGACGCTGCTCGCCGACGGCGTGCACGCTCGGGTCCGGCCCGAGGGCGGGGAGCATGCCCTGGCCGCGGCCGAGGCGCTCCGTGCGGCCGCGGCGGCGGGGGTGTCCGAGCCCGTGGTCGCCGGGGCGGTCGGGTTCCGGCCGGAGGCGGAGGCGGGCCTGGTGGTGCCCGCCGTGGTGCGGCGTGCGGGCGCCCCCGTGGGCGTGCGGGCCCCCGACGCCGAGTCCGGGACGGCGTGGACGGTCGCCCCGCGCCCCGAGCCCGCGGCCTACGTCGACGGCGTCCGCCGGGCACTGGAGCTGATCGACCGTGGCGACCTGCGCAAGGTCGTGCTGGCCCGCTGCCTGGAGCTGACCGCCGACGCCCCTGTGTGGGTGCCCGCGCTGCTGGCCCGGCTGGTGCGGGCGGACCCGGCAGCCTACGCCTTCGCCGTCGACGTCACCGCGCCCGGCGACTCCGCCCCGCGCACGCTGGTCGGGGCCAGTCCCGAGCTGCTGGTGTCCCGGCGCGGCGCGACCGTGGTGGCCAACCCGCTGGCCGGGTCGGCCCCCCGGTCGGGCGACGAGGCGCTCGACCGTGAGCGGGTCGCGCGGCTGCGTGACTCGGCCAAGGACCTCGGCGAACACGCCCACACCACCGCGCAGGTGGCCGAGGTACTCGGCCGGTTCTGCGTCGACCTGGAAGTGCCCGCACGGCCCGAGGTGATCGGCACGCCGACGATGTGGCACCTGTCCACCCGGATCACCGGACGGCTGGCGGACCCGACCGACCCTGCCTGCTCGGCGCTGGGACTGGCAGAGGCGCTGCACCCGACCCCCGCGGTATGCGGCGTGCCCGAGGCCGGGGCACGCGCGGCCATCGCGGACCTGGAACCGGAGGACCGCGGCTACTACGCGGGGATGGTCGGCTGGACCGGTCTCGACGGCGACGGCGAGTGGGCGGTGACGATCCGCAGCGCCGAGGTGTGCGACCGGACGGTCCGCCTGTTCGCCGGGGCCGGGATCGTCGCGGGCTCGGACCCCACGGCCGAACTGGCAGAGACCGGTGCGAAGTTCCGCACGCTGCTGCGTGCCCTCGGCCTGGAGGATGTGGCGTGA
- a CDS encoding iron chelate uptake ABC transporter family permease subunit: MTVAGRASEAAGTRRAVSQVGLLVGGLVLLAAVAVLSIGVGARSVPPAEVVRALLDFQGTDDHVIVRDVRAPRALLAIAVGAALAVAGALIQTLARNPLAEPGILGVTAGAGFAITLGSGLGLATGQAGELGCAITGSVLAALLVAAVGRLSPLRLVLTGVALTAVLSGVAMGMRLMHPDLFDTYRFWSVGSLAAREQAPLALPLTAIGVSLLGALLLSRALNALALGESVAHTLGAGVARVRAAALVLITVLSGAATAVAGPILFVGLIVPHLARRPAAGSVPWLMLYTMVLGPILLLVADIGSRVLLPTGEVPVAIVTAFLGGPMLIWAVRRYGAGSL; encoded by the coding sequence GTGACCGTCGCAGGCCGCGCGTCCGAGGCGGCGGGAACCAGGCGGGCCGTGTCCCAGGTCGGGCTGCTCGTCGGCGGACTGGTGCTGCTGGCGGCGGTCGCCGTGCTCAGCATCGGCGTCGGCGCCCGCTCGGTCCCGCCCGCCGAGGTCGTGCGCGCGCTGCTGGACTTCCAGGGCACCGACGACCACGTGATCGTGCGGGACGTCCGGGCGCCCCGCGCGCTGCTGGCCATCGCGGTGGGCGCCGCGCTGGCGGTGGCGGGCGCGCTGATCCAGACGCTGGCCCGCAACCCGCTGGCCGAGCCCGGCATCCTCGGGGTCACCGCGGGCGCCGGGTTCGCCATCACCCTCGGCTCGGGGCTCGGCCTGGCCACCGGGCAGGCGGGCGAGCTGGGCTGCGCGATCACCGGCTCGGTGCTCGCGGCGCTGCTGGTCGCCGCGGTCGGGCGACTCTCGCCGCTGCGCCTGGTGCTCACCGGCGTGGCCCTGACCGCGGTGCTGAGCGGCGTCGCGATGGGCATGCGGCTGATGCACCCGGACCTCTTCGACACGTACCGGTTCTGGTCGGTCGGGTCCCTGGCGGCCCGCGAACAGGCGCCGCTGGCCCTGCCGTTGACCGCGATCGGGGTGTCCCTGCTCGGCGCGCTGCTGCTGAGCCGGGCGCTCAACGCCCTGGCGCTGGGCGAGAGCGTGGCGCATACGCTGGGTGCGGGCGTGGCCCGGGTACGGGCCGCCGCGCTGGTGCTGATCACCGTGCTCAGCGGGGCGGCGACGGCGGTGGCCGGGCCGATCCTGTTCGTCGGGCTGATCGTGCCGCACCTGGCCCGCAGGCCCGCGGCGGGCTCGGTGCCGTGGCTGATGCTCTACACGATGGTGCTGGGTCCGATCCTGCTGCTGGTCGCCGACATCGGGTCGCGGGTGCTGCTGCCCACCGGCGAGGTGCCGGTGGCCATCGTGACCGCGTTCCTCGGCGGCCCCATGCTGATCTGGGCCGTTCGCCGCTACGGGGCGGGATCGCTGTGA
- a CDS encoding 2,3-dihydro-2,3-dihydroxybenzoate dehydrogenase, with translation MPTGNAGVAGSVALVTGAARGIGAAVVDGLVREGATVAAVDIDADGLADLADRLHGRVVPFTADVADASAVADVVDRTEHDIGPIGIGVSVAGILRPGPLCETTDEDWADTFSVNTTGVFVVLRELARRMVPRGRGSLVTVTSNASGVPRTGMGAYAASKAAATMLTRCLGLEVARHGIRCNVVSPGSTDTPMQRQLWTDETEGADLGRVIAGTPEQYRVGIPLGRIADPTDIADAVLFLVSDRARHITMQNLFVDGGATLRA, from the coding sequence ATGCCGACTGGGAATGCGGGGGTCGCGGGCTCGGTCGCCCTGGTTACCGGGGCGGCCAGAGGGATCGGCGCGGCCGTGGTCGACGGACTGGTCCGCGAGGGCGCCACCGTCGCCGCCGTCGACATCGACGCGGACGGTCTGGCGGATCTCGCGGACCGGTTACACGGGCGGGTCGTGCCCTTCACCGCCGACGTGGCAGACGCTTCCGCGGTCGCCGATGTCGTCGACAGGACCGAGCACGACATCGGGCCGATCGGCATCGGGGTGTCTGTGGCGGGCATTCTGCGGCCGGGACCGCTGTGCGAGACCACGGACGAGGACTGGGCGGACACCTTCTCCGTGAACACCACCGGGGTGTTCGTCGTCCTGCGCGAACTGGCCCGCCGGATGGTGCCCCGCGGGCGCGGCTCGCTGGTGACCGTCACGTCCAACGCCTCGGGCGTGCCGCGCACGGGTATGGGCGCGTACGCCGCCTCCAAGGCCGCGGCCACCATGCTCACTCGCTGCCTCGGGCTCGAGGTGGCCCGTCACGGCATCCGGTGCAACGTGGTCTCGCCCGGCTCGACCGATACCCCGATGCAGCGTCAGCTGTGGACGGACGAGACGGAGGGGGCCGATCTCGGGCGCGTGATCGCGGGCACCCCCGAGCAGTACCGGGTGGGCATTCCGCTGGGTCGCATCGCCGACCCCACCGACATCGCCGACGCCGTGCTGTTCCTGGTCTCCGACCGCGCCCGGCACATCACCATGCAGAACCTGTTCGTCGACGGCGGCGCGACCTTGCGCGCCTGA
- a CDS encoding phosphopantetheine-binding protein, whose protein sequence is MNQNLSPERVRADVAELLDCDPAEIAPEEDLFDRGLDSVRIMTLVERWRAEGAATLEFADLAERPELGHWTALLTGGAA, encoded by the coding sequence ATGAACCAGAACCTGTCGCCCGAGCGGGTCCGCGCCGACGTCGCGGAGCTGCTGGACTGCGACCCCGCCGAGATCGCGCCCGAGGAGGACCTCTTCGACCGCGGCCTGGACTCGGTGCGGATCATGACCCTGGTCGAGCGCTGGCGTGCCGAAGGGGCGGCCACACTGGAGTTTGCCGACCTGGCCGAGCGGCCCGAACTGGGGCACTGGACGGCGCTGCTGACCGGTGGGGCCGCATGA
- a CDS encoding O-methyltransferase produces the protein MAERAVPPGVVAAERVASEAGFKKSCIPEVGRLLRLAAAAKPHGTIAESGTGSGVGTAWLHSGLGAGARLVTVERDEELTRRAAGVFADDKRVTILTGDWRLLEQHAPFDVFFCDGGGKRDDPQGVVELLAPGGLLILDDFTPSPHWPPRFGGEVDELRLFYLTHPALDATEVLTTPASSAVVAARRL, from the coding sequence ATGGCAGAACGTGCGGTTCCGCCTGGCGTGGTGGCCGCGGAGCGTGTCGCGTCCGAGGCGGGATTCAAGAAGAGTTGCATCCCCGAGGTGGGCAGGTTGCTCAGGCTGGCCGCTGCTGCGAAGCCCCACGGCACCATCGCGGAGAGCGGCACCGGCTCGGGAGTGGGCACCGCCTGGCTGCACAGCGGCCTTGGCGCCGGTGCACGCCTGGTTACCGTAGAACGTGACGAGGAGCTGACCCGTCGAGCGGCCGGCGTCTTCGCGGACGACAAGCGCGTCACCATTCTCACCGGGGACTGGCGACTGCTTGAGCAGCATGCCCCCTTCGATGTCTTCTTCTGCGACGGCGGGGGCAAACGCGACGATCCTCAGGGGGTCGTCGAGCTGCTTGCTCCCGGTGGCCTTCTCATCCTGGACGACTTCACCCCCTCGCCCCATTGGCCGCCTCGTTTCGGCGGCGAAGTGGATGAGCTCCGCCTGTTCTACCTCACTCATCCAGCCCTGGACGCCACCGAAGTACTCACCACACCAGCCAGTTCAGCGGTCGTCGCGGCACGCCGCCTCTAG
- a CDS encoding FG-GAP repeat protein: MRRKTFSAAIFCSTAVLAISGLSAGTASAAPSGLKGDFNGDGYADLAVGMPKAAVGGKAKAGFVNVVWGSPKGLGGKGSTTISQDTTGVPGTAEAGDLFGTAVAAADLNGDGYSDLTVTAPGEQLTGTGTNREGTATVLWGSATGFNSGLTAAKGEADGRLGRLLTVGDYDHDGHKDLALSTAGEEGGAMQLRRGPFTADSSTTTSLIEGYQFAAPQAVTTGDFDGDGSDDLAVTYDGMEMAGTHVLSKASGDWKGIWSTGDHGSALVAGDLNGDQRTDLAIGLVQANPEADSTLCEDRLGGAVAVILGKPGTTLGGIATCATQSSRAVGGTAEAEDNFGAALAVADVDRSGHDELVVGVSHEGVGTQAKAGAWYSLSILQDGTPVGSPRTQSTERVPGTAEAGDRFGGAVASGDYNGDNYLDITVGAPGENASSGGVWDFQSREEGDPLPILSVTPGSLGLRGAVEFGGTINR, translated from the coding sequence TTGCGCAGAAAGACTTTCTCGGCGGCCATCTTCTGCTCGACCGCCGTCCTCGCCATATCCGGCCTGAGCGCGGGCACCGCCTCCGCGGCCCCGTCCGGTCTCAAGGGCGACTTCAACGGCGACGGGTATGCGGACCTGGCGGTCGGCATGCCGAAGGCGGCCGTCGGCGGCAAGGCCAAGGCCGGCTTCGTCAACGTGGTGTGGGGCAGCCCGAAGGGCCTCGGCGGGAAGGGCTCCACCACCATCAGCCAGGACACCACCGGGGTTCCGGGCACCGCCGAGGCGGGCGACCTGTTCGGTACGGCGGTCGCCGCCGCCGACCTCAACGGCGACGGCTACAGCGACCTGACCGTCACCGCGCCGGGCGAACAGCTCACCGGCACCGGAACCAACCGCGAGGGCACCGCCACCGTCCTGTGGGGCTCGGCGACCGGCTTCAACAGCGGGCTCACCGCCGCCAAGGGCGAGGCCGACGGCCGGCTCGGCAGGCTGCTGACGGTGGGCGACTACGACCACGACGGCCACAAGGACCTCGCTCTGAGCACGGCCGGCGAGGAGGGCGGCGCGATGCAGCTGCGCCGGGGGCCGTTCACCGCGGACTCGTCCACCACCACGTCCCTCATCGAGGGGTACCAGTTCGCCGCTCCCCAGGCCGTCACCACGGGTGACTTCGACGGCGACGGCAGCGACGACCTCGCGGTGACGTACGACGGCATGGAGATGGCCGGCACACATGTCCTCAGCAAGGCATCGGGCGACTGGAAGGGGATCTGGTCCACCGGCGACCACGGTTCCGCCCTCGTCGCCGGTGACCTCAACGGCGACCAGAGGACGGACCTCGCCATCGGTCTCGTCCAGGCCAACCCGGAGGCCGACAGCACGCTCTGCGAGGACCGCCTCGGCGGCGCGGTGGCCGTGATCCTGGGTAAGCCGGGTACCACCCTCGGCGGCATCGCCACGTGCGCCACGCAGTCCTCCCGGGCCGTCGGCGGTACCGCCGAGGCCGAGGACAACTTCGGCGCGGCGCTCGCCGTCGCCGACGTCGACCGGAGTGGCCACGACGAGCTGGTCGTCGGCGTCAGCCACGAGGGGGTCGGCACGCAGGCGAAGGCAGGCGCCTGGTACTCCCTCTCCATCCTCCAGGACGGCACGCCGGTCGGCTCGCCCCGCACCCAGAGCACCGAGCGGGTGCCCGGTACGGCGGAGGCGGGCGACCGCTTCGGCGGGGCCGTCGCCAGCGGCGACTACAACGGCGACAACTACCTCGACATCACCGTGGGCGCGCCCGGCGAGAACGCGAGCTCGGGCGGTGTCTGGGACTTCCAGTCCCGCGAGGAGGGCGACCCGCTCCCGATCCTCTCGGTGACGCCAGGCAGCCTGGGACTGCGCGGAGCGGTCGAGTTCGGCGGGACGATCAACCGCTAG
- a CDS encoding iron chelate uptake ABC transporter family permease subunit, translating into MVLVAVLVALVLGLGLLGLCYGASWSTPGEVFAVLTGAEPSVVIWDWRLPRVLAALVFGAALGVAGAVFQNLTRNPMGSPDVIGLDAGAYTGALVAITVLSGTSAQLAAGSVIGGLVVAAVIYLLSFDRGFSGLRLVVIGIAVNAMVTAINSWIVLRAELEVAIAAVGWSAGSLNGVGWDDLGIPFSVIAVLLTLMATRAHAMHQAALGDAIAVTTGVGLDRLRLLMVLVGVGCTATVTAVAGPIAFIALAAPQIGRRLAGAAGVPLLPAALTGAVLLQGADLLAQMLLAPVALPVGVVSTAIGGCYLIWLLTKEVRRA; encoded by the coding sequence GTGGTGCTCGTCGCGGTGCTGGTCGCCCTGGTGCTGGGCCTGGGCCTGCTCGGGCTGTGCTACGGCGCGTCCTGGTCCACCCCCGGCGAGGTGTTCGCCGTACTGACCGGGGCCGAGCCCTCCGTGGTCATCTGGGACTGGCGGCTGCCGCGGGTGCTGGCCGCCCTGGTCTTCGGCGCCGCGCTCGGTGTGGCCGGGGCGGTCTTCCAGAACCTCACGCGCAACCCGATGGGCAGCCCGGACGTGATCGGCCTCGACGCGGGCGCCTACACCGGCGCCCTGGTCGCCATCACCGTGCTGTCGGGCACGTCCGCGCAACTGGCCGCCGGCTCGGTGATCGGCGGACTGGTCGTCGCGGCCGTGATCTACCTGCTGTCGTTCGACCGGGGCTTCTCCGGGCTGCGGCTGGTGGTGATCGGCATCGCGGTCAACGCGATGGTGACCGCGATCAACTCGTGGATCGTGCTGCGCGCCGAGCTGGAGGTGGCGATCGCCGCGGTCGGCTGGAGCGCGGGCTCACTCAACGGCGTGGGCTGGGACGATCTGGGGATTCCGTTCTCGGTGATCGCCGTGCTGCTGACCCTGATGGCCACGCGGGCGCACGCCATGCACCAGGCCGCGCTCGGCGACGCGATCGCGGTGACCACCGGGGTCGGGCTCGACCGGCTGCGGCTGCTGATGGTGCTGGTCGGCGTCGGCTGCACGGCCACGGTGACCGCGGTCGCCGGGCCGATCGCGTTCATCGCCCTGGCCGCCCCCCAGATCGGCCGCAGGCTCGCGGGCGCGGCCGGAGTGCCGCTGCTTCCGGCCGCGCTGACCGGGGCGGTGCTGCTCCAAGGCGCCGATCTGCTCGCCCAGATGCTGCTGGCGCCCGTCGCGCTGCCGGTGGGCGTGGTGAGCACCGCGATCGGCGGTTGCTACCTGATCTGGCTGCTGACCAAGGAGGTGAGGCGAGCGTGA
- a CDS encoding dirigent protein → MSIGKRRIRYAALTTGAAVLASLTISGFVPPGVEQDGSRGRPPAPRPVNPSPATGARVIHVEANLLVGEEVDLGAPGRSVGDQFVFSGNLLSTERPAGRVVGRFGGFCVITDLERNAGQCSISAVFRRGQITVQGEQAGIPTPSPVTNAITGGTEEFREAHGEMRLRVLTPATWDLTFHVTGH, encoded by the coding sequence ATGAGCATCGGCAAGCGGCGGATCCGGTATGCCGCTCTGACCACGGGCGCTGCCGTTCTGGCGTCGCTGACGATCAGTGGCTTCGTGCCTCCCGGGGTCGAACAGGACGGCAGCCGGGGCCGGCCGCCCGCGCCCCGCCCCGTCAACCCCTCCCCGGCGACAGGCGCCCGCGTCATCCATGTGGAGGCCAATCTGCTGGTCGGCGAAGAGGTCGATCTGGGTGCGCCGGGCCGTAGCGTCGGAGACCAGTTCGTCTTCAGCGGGAACCTGCTGTCGACCGAGAGACCGGCAGGTCGCGTCGTCGGCCGCTTCGGCGGGTTCTGCGTCATCACCGACCTGGAGCGCAATGCCGGACAGTGCTCGATCTCCGCGGTGTTCCGACGAGGACAGATCACCGTCCAGGGCGAGCAGGCCGGAATCCCGACGCCCAGTCCGGTCACCAACGCCATCACCGGAGGCACCGAGGAGTTCCGCGAGGCGCACGGCGAGATGAGGCTGAGAGTCCTGACCCCGGCGACCTGGGATCTCACGTTCCATGTGACCGGCCACTGA
- a CDS encoding siderophore-interacting protein, with the protein MSRVDHRHRHLDRIAEVRAGLHAEKVGYPIRIRETEVVRTAMVGAGLLRVTLGGAGTKGFEAHSPDEHVKLIFPEPDGSLRLPEPNGTMLRWPRPAPTSREYTVRRYDPVAGEIDIDIAPHDGGLASDWASAVQPGAVVHVAGPPGGLIVPHAYDRYLLAGDITALPAIARRLEELPRGARGWAFVEVADAAQEIELSAPEGVEVRWLHRGDRPAGTGDALARAVTAVAVPEGERVYVWAAGEAGQIKPLRRWVRDELRLEKADHDITGYWKRGVADFDDDDH; encoded by the coding sequence ATGAGCCGGGTCGACCACCGGCACCGGCACCTGGACCGGATCGCGGAGGTCCGGGCCGGCCTCCACGCCGAGAAGGTGGGCTACCCGATCCGCATCCGGGAGACCGAGGTCGTACGCACCGCCATGGTCGGCGCCGGCCTGCTGCGGGTGACCCTGGGCGGAGCGGGCACCAAGGGGTTCGAGGCCCACTCGCCGGATGAGCACGTGAAACTGATCTTCCCGGAGCCGGACGGCTCGCTGCGTCTGCCCGAGCCGAACGGGACGATGCTGCGCTGGCCGCGGCCGGCGCCCACCTCACGGGAGTACACCGTGCGCCGCTACGACCCGGTCGCGGGCGAGATCGACATCGATATCGCCCCGCACGACGGCGGCCTCGCGTCGGACTGGGCGAGTGCGGTCCAGCCGGGCGCTGTCGTGCACGTCGCCGGGCCGCCCGGCGGGCTGATCGTCCCGCACGCCTACGACCGCTACCTGCTCGCGGGCGACATCACGGCGCTGCCCGCGATCGCGCGCCGGCTGGAGGAACTGCCCAGGGGCGCGAGGGGCTGGGCGTTCGTCGAGGTCGCCGACGCCGCCCAGGAGATCGAGCTGTCCGCGCCCGAGGGCGTCGAGGTGCGCTGGCTGCACCGCGGCGACCGCCCGGCGGGCACCGGCGACGCGCTGGCGCGGGCCGTGACCGCCGTGGCCGTGCCCGAGGGCGAGCGGGTGTACGTGTGGGCCGCGGGCGAGGCGGGGCAGATCAAGCCGCTGCGTCGCTGGGTCCGCGACGAGTTGCGGCTGGAGAAGGCCGACCACGACATCACCGGCTACTGGAAGCGTGGCGTCGCCGACTTCGACGACGACGACCACTGA